Proteins co-encoded in one Podospora pseudoanserina strain CBS 124.78 chromosome 7 map unlocalized CBS124.78p_7, whole genome shotgun sequence genomic window:
- the ATP23 gene encoding Mitochondrial inner membrane protease atp23 (COG:L; EggNog:ENOG503NW4U; BUSCO:EOG09264RBX; MEROPS:MER0127117), with amino-acid sequence MSSQPPPQPSPPTTTTTSPDPAASSTPPSQPQQPPGYLTNDPKRTGYDPSLAWYFNYFRILTGRVTREGIEHYREDRYKANEARDCARCEADRDWLFQHSPVVRYLREKAAALNGDLGPHNVVCRRCPGRIAEDGTVVRQTGGFSPDHGILLCANEFRDRSHLEDTLAHEMVHAWDHLRWKVDWMGGMDLKHAACTEIRASMLSGECRWTRETITRGNWTLTQQFQNCVRMRAIQSVMNRPTCKDDVQATKVVNQVWDSCFNDKRPFEEIYR; translated from the exons ATGtcctcccaaccaccaccacaaccatcaccacccaccaccaccaccacatccccagaCCCAGccgcctcatccacccccccatcacaaccacaacaaccccccggCTACCTCACCAACGACCCCAAACGCACAGGCTACGACCCCTCCCTAGCCTGGTACTTCAACTACTTCCGCATCCTCACCGGCCGCGTCACCCGCGAAGGCATCGAGCACTACCGCGAAGACCGCTACAAAGCCAACGAAGCCCGCGACTGCGCCCGCTGCGAAGCAGACCGCGACTGGCTCTTCCAGCACTCCCCCGTCGTCCGCTACCTCCGCGAAAAAGCCGCCGCCCTCAACGGCGACCTCGGCCCTCACAACGTCGTCTGCCGTCGCTGCCCAGGGAGAATAGCCGAAGATGGCACCGTGGTCCGTCAGACGGGAGGTTTCAGCCCAGATCACGGAATCCTCCTGTGCGCAAATGAGTTCAGAGACAGGAGTCATCTGGAGGACACACTGGCGCATGAGATGGTGCATGCGTGGGATCATCTCAGGTGGAAAGTGGATTGGATGGGGGGTATGGATTTGAAGCACGCGGCTTGTACAGAG ATCAGAGCCTCCATGCTCAGCGGTGAATGCCGCTGGACGCGAGAAACCATAACCCGAGGAAACTGGACCCTCACCCAACAATTCCAAAACTGCGTCCGGATGCGTGCCATCCAATCCGTCATGAACAGACCAACGTGTAAAGACGACGTCCAAGCCACCAAAGTCGTCAACCAAGTCTGGGACTCTTGTTTCAACGATAAGAGACCGTT
- the PRO1 gene encoding Glutamate 5-kinase (BUSCO:EOG09262IZO; COG:E; EggNog:ENOG503NUC0), with amino-acid sequence MEADSESSMRGPRPLGVVIKLGTSSIVDEKSHEPLLSILTLIVETAVKLRKDGHRVIIVSSGAIGVGLRRMDVEKRPKHLSKLQALAAIGQCRLMSLWDSLFNHLRQPIAQILLTRNDIADRSRYLNAQRTINELLDMGVIPIVNENDTLAVSEIKFGDNDTLSAVTAAMVHADLLFLMTDVDCLYDKNPRTNPDAQPIEVVEDISSLVADVSTAGSSLGTGGMSTKIVAARLATSAGVTTVITKSSNPGNIVNIVKYIQSSRSPGSPSKSGSDSEEGDTPEIMSSSTSSLKKPAIPLHTRFLPSPHPVRDRYFWILHGLRPHGTLFIDTGCYKALLNKAGLLPVGVVDVEGTFHQQEAVRICVVDKKHPGQQPQEVGRCLTNYSSAEVSRIKGKHTSEIPGLLGYMDSEYVAQRESISFFSGFHGGGVSRPVTPVGSGVNLAGMVTPKRRGAGTPAQEERRLEAEDKELEEEGLVMRGKKEEGQQVRFVEEVKIVGEEGK; translated from the exons ATGGAGGCCGATTCCGAGTCGT CCATGAGGGGTCCTCGTCCACTTGGCGTCGTGATCAAGCTGG gaACCAGCTCCATCGTCGACGAGAAGAGCCATGAACCCTTGCTCTCCATCTTGACGTTGATCGTCGAGACAGCAGTCAAACTCAGAAAAGATGGCCACAGAGTCATTATTGTGTCTTCAGGAGCCATCGGTGTTGGTCTCCGGAGAATGGACGTAGAAAAGAGACCAAAGCATCTTTCCAAACTACAG GCTCTGGCAGCCATTGGCCAATGCAGGCTCATGAGCCTGTGGGACAGCCTGTTCAACCACCTCAGACAGCCCATCGCCCAGATTCTTCTTACAAGGAATGATATCGCTGAT CGATCACGCTACCTCAACGCCCAAAGAACAATCAacgagctcctcgacatgGGCGTCATCCCCATCGTCAACGAAAACGACACCCTCGCCGTCTCCGAGATCAAATTCGGTGACAACgacaccctctccgccgTCACAGCCGCCATGGTCCACGCCGATTTGTTGTTCCTCATGACAGACGTCGACTGCCTCTACGACAAGAACCCCCGGACGAACCCAGACGCCCAACCAATCGAAGTAGTAGAggacatctcctccctcgtaGCAGACGTCTCAACGGCCGGCTCCTCCCTCGGGACGGGGGGAATGTCCACCAAGATCGTCGCTGCCAGACTGGCCACCTCGGCGGGGGTGACAACAGTCATTACCAAATCATCCAACCCGGGGAACATTGTCAACATTGTCAAATACATCCAGTCCTCCCGGTCCCCCGGCTCTCCGTCCAAATCTGGCTCCGACTCGGAGGAGGGCGACACTCCAGAAATcatgtcctcctccacctcctccctcaagaaACCagccatccccctccacacccgcttccttccctcccctcacccAGTCAGGGATCGCTACTTCTGGATCCTGCACGGTTTACGCCCCCACGGCACGTTGTTCATCGACACGGGCTGCTACAAGGCCCTTTTGAACAAAGCCGGTCTTTTACCCGTCGGAGTTGTCGACGTGGAGGGGACTTTCCACCAGCAGGAAGCGGTCCGGATCTGTGTCGTGGATAAGAAACACCCTGGGCAGCAACCGCAGGAAGTGGGGAGGTGTCTGACGAATTATTCGAGCGCGGAGGTGAGCAGGATCAAGGGGAAGCACACGAGTGAGATTCCGGGATTGTTGGGGTACATGGACAGCGAGTATGTCGCGCAGAGGGAGAGCATCAGTTTTTTCAGCGGGTTTCATGGCGGGGGGGTGAGCAGGCCGGTTACGCCGGTGGGGAGTGGGGTTAACctggcggggatggtgacgcccaagaggaggggggcggggacgCCggcgcaggaggagaggaggttggaggcggaggataaggagttggaggaggaggggttggtcatgagggggaagaaggaggaggggcagcagGTTaggtttgtggaggaggtcaagattgtgggggaggagggtaagTAG
- the NIP7 gene encoding ribosome biosynthesis protein nip7 (EggNog:ENOG503NVZ1; BUSCO:EOG09264PD5; COG:J) — protein sequence MRALTDEEMKTVLDKLANYMSDLKSLIAPLEDGDRYVFRLNHSRVYYVKLSIANLATSISRDALLSLGTCLGKLTKTGKFRLHITALPILSQGARHKIWIKENGAQPFLYGSNVVKAHVGRWSEDCPEHQGCVVYSMADIPLGFGVTARSTTEARRLDPTGVVCFRQADCGEYLRDEDTLFAG from the exons atgcGCGCCCTAACAGACGAAGAAATGAAGACGGTCCTCGACAAG CTGGCAAACTACATGTCCGACCTAAAATCCCTCATCGCCCCCCTCGAAGACGGCGACCGCTACGTCTTCCGGCTCAACCACTCCCGCGTCTACTACGTCAAGctctccatcgccaacctcgccacctccatctcccgcgacgccctcctctccctcggcaCCTGCCTGGGAAAGCTCACAAAGACGGGTAAATTCCGCCTCCacatcaccgccctccccatcctttCCCAGGGCGCCCGTCACAAGATCTGGATCAAGGAGAACGGTGCCCAACCCTTCCTTTACGGATCAAACGTCGTCAAGGCCCACGTCGGGAGGTGGAGCGAGGATTGCCCTGAGCATCAGGGGTGCGTGGTGTACAGCATGGCGGATATCCCGCTCGGGTTTGGCGTCACGGCGCGGAGCACGAccgaggcgaggaggttggacccaacgggggtggtgtgctTTAGGCAGGCGGATTGCGGCGAGTATTTGAGGGATGAGGATACGCTTTTTGCTGGTTAG